CCATATAGTAATCATATCCCTGGTCTTTTCCACCCTGGCCAAAAGGCGTGATCGATTGCTGGTAGGTACGATTTTGTACTCCCTGCAATAAAACGCTCACATCAAACCCTTTAAAGCTAAAGCCTAAAGTAGCTCCATAATAGATGACAGGTTTGGTATTGCCAAGTGCAATTTCATCATTCTGATCGATGATGCCGTCGCCATTCATGTCTACCAATTTCACATCACCCGGATGCACTTTTATTCCTCCCAAAAGAGGGGCTTTATCAGCCTCATCCTGAGTCTGTATTAACCCATCAGCCTTATAACCGAATGTTTGTCCAACCGCTTTTCCGGTACGCTTACTCCAATCATTTTGCCGCTGAAGCTCATCCATAAATAAGACTTCGGTTTTCATGCGCGAAGCATTGGCTGTAACAAAGAAGTTGAAATTACCTACATGATTCTGATAGGTTATTTGAAGTTCCTGTCCGGTATATAGGTTTTTCCCGATGTTTTCATTCGGATAAGCAATACCCATAAGCTGGGTATTTGCTCCCCGCTGCTGAAGCAAATCATAATAAACATCGCGATAGTAATCAAATTCTACTTTCAGTTTGGATTTCAAAAAGCCCATATCTACCCCAAGATTAAACTTATGGGCCTTTTCCCAAGTTGAATTTACGTTGGGCAACATTTTTTCAGCAATTCCCCATACGGCACTATAGTTAGTTCCGACAAAATACCGGTTAGCTCCGTCCTGTCCAAAGGAAGATCTCCAGGAATAATAGCCTAACGCATCCTCATTGCTATTACCGGTCAATCCATAAGTTCCTCTGACTTTTAAAATATCTATCCAGTTTACATTATCCTTAAGAAAAGACTCCTCAGCAATATTCCAGCCTAAGCCTCCGGCGTAAAACCCGCCAAAGCGGTGTCCTGGCCTGAAACGGTCAAAACCGGCATAGTTTGCAGCTACTTCTGCAAAATACTT
The nucleotide sequence above comes from Bacteroidota bacterium. Encoded proteins:
- a CDS encoding SusC/RagA family TonB-linked outer membrane protein, translated to VDVDITKDFTVGLQLFGRIQEGCQPGAGTSTVLNSLYSTPNLAYPVFNPNGSFGGASNYTSNLYQLTTGSGYKLDNNRDLMANLDMKYKFDNWLPGLYAKFKVNASSTSSSLITRNSQQPVYDLSIGAAGDTSYTRYGTISDQTNSFSMTSTVQTFYAQAALGYDAKIGDHQFGAMIFGDQLRSTYQFDLPETYYNFAASANYNYKQKYFAEVAANYAGFDRFRPGHRFGGFYAGGLGWNIAEESFLKDNVNWIDILKVRGTYGLTGNSNEDALGYYSWRSSFGQDGANRYFVGTNYSAVWGIAEKMLPNVNSTWEKAHKFNLGVDMGFLKSKLKVEFDYYRDVYYDLLQQRGANTQLMGIAYPNENIGKNLYTGQELQITYQNHVGNFNFFVTANASRMKTEVLFMDELQRQNDWSKRTGKAVGQTFGYKADGLIQTQDEADKAPLLGGIKVHPGDVKLVDMNGDGIIDQNDEIALGNTKPVIYYGATLGFSFKGFDVSVLLQGVQNRTYQQSITPFGQGGKDQGYDYYMGRWTPETAATATFPRLTAGVNWNNTPYMNNSSYWTHPGEYFRVKNVDIGYTIPMAANNKLRIAGMRIFANVQNLFTATPYKLFDPEIYGNTSYPIQRIINVGINIKL